In one window of Dokdonia sp. PRO95 DNA:
- a CDS encoding N-acetylornithine carbamoyltransferase — MKNYISINDIPNLEMAIKEALYMKEYPYAFAKAGKQKTLGLLFFNSSLRTRLSTEKAAKNLGMETMTLNVNSDSWQLEFEDGTVMDGTKAEHIKEAAQVLSQYCDVLAVRAFPGLVDKSQDELEVVLSAFMQYGSVPVVNLESSTAHPLQGFTDAITIYELTESLRAVNKKPNVVLTWAPHPKALPHAVANSFVQTMQKANVNFTITNPEGYDLNPEIRGEVPVIHNQKEAFANADIIYVKNWSSYEDYGKVQSQDSNWMINAEKLKGTNQAKVMHCLPVRRNVVIADDVLDTESSAVIEQAGNRTWAAQWVLKNILDNDE; from the coding sequence ATGAAGAACTACATATCTATAAATGATATCCCAAATTTAGAAATGGCGATTAAAGAAGCGCTGTATATGAAGGAGTATCCGTACGCTTTCGCGAAAGCGGGAAAACAAAAAACCTTAGGTCTTCTATTTTTTAACTCGAGCTTACGTACAAGATTAAGCACAGAAAAGGCTGCCAAAAACCTTGGGATGGAAACAATGACACTCAATGTAAATAGTGATAGCTGGCAACTAGAGTTTGAAGATGGTACTGTGATGGATGGCACAAAAGCAGAGCATATTAAAGAGGCTGCGCAGGTGTTATCGCAATATTGTGATGTGCTTGCCGTGAGAGCTTTTCCTGGGCTGGTAGATAAAAGTCAAGATGAGCTAGAGGTCGTACTTTCTGCATTTATGCAATATGGGAGTGTGCCGGTTGTAAATTTGGAGAGCAGTACGGCGCATCCGCTACAAGGCTTTACAGATGCAATCACGATTTACGAACTCACCGAAAGTTTACGTGCAGTAAATAAAAAACCTAATGTCGTGTTGACCTGGGCGCCACACCCTAAAGCCTTGCCGCACGCAGTTGCAAACTCATTTGTACAGACTATGCAAAAGGCAAATGTAAATTTCACAATTACTAATCCAGAGGGTTATGATCTTAACCCAGAGATACGTGGTGAAGTACCGGTGATTCATAACCAGAAAGAAGCCTTTGCAAATGCTGATATCATTTATGTAAAAAACTGGAGCAGCTATGAAGATTATGGTAAGGTGCAATCGCAAGACAGTAACTGGATGATTAATGCCGAAAAACTTAAGGGAACCAATCAAGCCAAAGTAATGCATTGCCTACCTGTGCGTCGTAACGTTGTCATTGCAGATGATGTGCTAGACACCGAGTCAAGCGCTGTAATCGAGCAAGCTGGTAATAGAACGTGGGCTGCACAATGGGTGCTTAAAAACATACTCGACAATGATGAATAA
- the rny gene encoding ribonuclease Y yields MEHNALLFIVGVIALALGFLIAKMLERNNASQIIKRAKKSAQGILKEAKSEGESIKKDKILQAKEKFIELKAEHEKVILGRDKKMNDAEKRTRDKESQVSGELSRNKKLNQSLEDRIKDYDKRLEYVDKKKAEAEKMHQSTVQQLEVISGLSAEEAKSQLVTTLKDQAKADAMKHVQTSIEEAKMTAEQEAKKIIINTIQRIGTEEAVENCVSVFNLESDDVKGRIIGREGRNIRAIEAATGVEIIVDDTPEAIILSCFDSVRREVARLSLHKLVTDGRIHPARIEEVVQKTTRQIEQEIVEVGKRTVIDLGIHGLHPELIKAVGRMKYRSSYGQNLLQHSREVAKLCSVMAAELGVNAKLARRAGLLHDIGKVPDTETETPHAILGMQWAEKYGEKPDVCNAIGAHHDEIEMTSLLSPIVQVCDAISGARPGARRQVLDSYIQRLKDLEEIAFGFQGVKKAYAIQAGRELRVIVESEKVNDDKASSLSFEISQKIQTDMTYPGQVKVTVIRETRAVNIAK; encoded by the coding sequence ATGGAACATAACGCACTCTTGTTTATCGTAGGTGTGATTGCACTAGCTTTAGGTTTTCTAATAGCAAAAATGCTAGAACGCAATAATGCATCGCAGATTATCAAACGCGCAAAGAAAAGTGCTCAGGGTATCTTAAAAGAAGCTAAGTCTGAGGGCGAGTCTATTAAAAAAGACAAAATACTTCAAGCCAAAGAAAAATTTATCGAGCTTAAAGCAGAGCACGAAAAAGTAATTCTAGGAAGAGATAAAAAAATGAACGATGCAGAGAAGCGCACTCGTGACAAAGAATCTCAAGTAAGTGGTGAGCTTTCGCGAAATAAAAAATTAAATCAATCTCTTGAAGATAGAATTAAAGATTACGATAAGCGTTTAGAATACGTTGATAAGAAAAAGGCCGAAGCTGAAAAAATGCACCAGAGTACGGTGCAGCAACTTGAGGTAATCTCAGGACTTTCTGCCGAAGAAGCAAAAAGTCAACTTGTAACTACTCTGAAGGACCAAGCCAAGGCAGATGCTATGAAGCACGTGCAAACTTCTATCGAAGAGGCAAAAATGACCGCAGAGCAAGAAGCCAAAAAGATTATCATTAACACCATACAACGCATAGGAACAGAGGAAGCAGTAGAAAACTGTGTATCTGTTTTTAACTTAGAAAGTGACGATGTAAAAGGTAGAATTATAGGTAGAGAGGGTCGTAACATACGTGCTATAGAAGCAGCAACTGGTGTTGAGATTATTGTAGATGATACTCCAGAGGCAATTATACTTTCTTGTTTTGACAGTGTGCGTCGTGAGGTGGCTCGTTTATCACTACACAAACTTGTAACAGATGGTCGTATACACCCAGCAAGAATTGAAGAAGTTGTACAGAAAACAACGAGACAAATTGAGCAAGAGATTGTAGAAGTAGGAAAGCGCACAGTAATCGACTTAGGAATACACGGTTTACACCCAGAGCTTATTAAAGCGGTAGGGCGTATGAAGTACCGTTCTTCTTATGGTCAAAACCTACTACAACACAGTAGAGAAGTTGCAAAACTTTGTAGTGTGATGGCAGCAGAGTTAGGCGTAAATGCAAAACTTGCTCGTAGAGCTGGACTTTTACACGATATAGGTAAAGTGCCAGATACAGAGACAGAAACACCACACGCAATCTTAGGAATGCAATGGGCAGAGAAGTATGGAGAGAAGCCAGACGTGTGTAATGCTATAGGTGCTCACCACGATGAGATTGAGATGACAAGTTTACTTTCTCCTATTGTACAGGTTTGTGATGCTATAAGTGGAGCGAGACCAGGTGCACGCCGTCAGGTATTAGATTCATACATACAACGTCTCAAAGATCTTGAGGAAATAGCTTTTGGATTCCAAGGTGTTAAGAAGGCTTATGCTATTCAAGCAGGACGTGAACTACGTGTTATTGTAGAGAGTGAGAAAGTTAATGATGATAAAGCTTCATCACTATCTTTTGAAATTTCTCAGAAAATTCAAACAGATATGACCTACCCAGGTCAAGTAAAAGTTACCGTAATACGAGAGACCAGAGCGGTCAATATTGCTAAGTAA
- the murQ gene encoding N-acetylmuramic acid 6-phosphate etherase, which produces MTFTRTTEQDSHYDDLEKMTTTELLSNINNEDKTVPNAVERVIPEIEKLVDIVVSKLEKGGRLFYMGAGTSGRLGVVDASECPPTFGVSPEMVIGLIAGGDDAIRNAVEFAEDSSNQGWEDLNSHNISAKDVVIGIAASGTTPYVISALKECNNRGITTGCITCNEGSPLALTAIYPIVPVVGPEFVTGSSRMKAGTAQKLVLNMISTATMIKLGHIKGNKMVDMQLSNEKLVQRGTNMIMSSLNIPEKEANTLLLTHGSVRKAINEYHAHK; this is translated from the coding sequence GTGACATTTACACGAACAACAGAACAAGACTCGCACTACGATGATCTTGAAAAGATGACTACCACAGAGCTGCTCTCAAATATTAACAACGAGGATAAAACTGTTCCAAACGCAGTTGAGAGGGTAATCCCAGAGATTGAAAAATTAGTTGATATTGTTGTATCAAAATTAGAAAAAGGTGGAAGACTTTTCTATATGGGAGCGGGAACCAGCGGTCGCCTAGGTGTTGTAGATGCAAGTGAGTGCCCTCCTACCTTTGGTGTATCACCAGAAATGGTAATTGGGTTAATTGCGGGTGGAGATGATGCAATAAGAAATGCTGTAGAATTTGCAGAGGATAGTAGTAATCAGGGCTGGGAAGATCTAAATTCACATAATATTTCTGCAAAGGATGTTGTAATTGGCATTGCGGCCTCAGGAACTACTCCATACGTTATTAGTGCTCTTAAAGAATGTAATAATAGAGGAATAACTACAGGCTGTATAACATGTAATGAAGGAAGTCCTCTAGCATTAACTGCTATATATCCAATAGTTCCAGTTGTGGGTCCAGAATTTGTTACGGGAAGCTCACGCATGAAGGCAGGAACAGCTCAAAAGTTAGTCCTCAATATGATATCTACAGCTACCATGATTAAGCTAGGACATATTAAAGGAAATAAAATGGTAGATATGCAACTCAGTAATGAGAAGTTAGTACAACGAGGAACTAATATGATAATGTCCTCACTAAATATACCTGAAAAAGAAGCGAATACTTTATTATTAACCCACGGCAGCGTACGTAAAGCAATAAATGAATATCATGCACACAAATAA
- a CDS encoding aminotransferase class III-fold pyridoxal phosphate-dependent enzyme — translation MKLFDVYPLYDVAPVKAQGCYVYDQSGQEYLDLYGGHAVISIGHGHPHYIEKLKTQMDAIGFYSNAVQNPLQVEVAQKLGALSGCDDYDLFFCNSGAEANENGLKLASFDTGKSRVLAFKNSFHGRTSAAVAATDNPNIVAPINAQHKVSILDLGNTEQLEETLQQGDCCAVILEFIQGVGGLDQSTEVFYQDVAALCKKYDVKLIADEVQSGFGRSGEFFAFQKYNITPDIITIAKGMGNGFPVGGVLVHHSIEARYGMLGTTFGGNHLACAATLAVLEVIEKEHLMAHAKEIETYFREKALAFGNRVTVKGRGLMLGLDLGYDVGALRKKLIYEYHIFTGGAKNKHVLRILPPLTIQKPQIDLLFEALHKEL, via the coding sequence ATGAAATTATTTGATGTATATCCACTTTATGATGTTGCTCCTGTTAAGGCACAGGGATGCTATGTGTATGATCAAAGTGGTCAAGAGTATCTTGATTTATATGGCGGTCACGCGGTGATCTCTATAGGTCACGGGCATCCTCATTATATAGAGAAATTAAAAACGCAGATGGATGCCATAGGGTTTTACTCTAACGCAGTTCAAAATCCGCTGCAGGTGGAGGTTGCTCAGAAATTAGGAGCGCTTTCTGGTTGTGATGATTATGATTTGTTTTTCTGTAACTCAGGAGCAGAGGCAAATGAGAACGGATTAAAACTAGCGTCATTTGACACAGGTAAAAGTCGCGTGCTAGCGTTTAAAAACAGCTTTCACGGGAGAACATCTGCCGCCGTAGCAGCTACTGATAATCCTAACATCGTGGCACCTATAAATGCACAACACAAAGTATCCATACTTGATCTGGGCAATACAGAGCAACTAGAGGAAACTTTGCAACAAGGAGATTGCTGTGCAGTGATTTTAGAATTTATACAAGGTGTAGGAGGTTTAGATCAATCTACAGAAGTGTTTTATCAAGATGTTGCCGCGCTTTGTAAAAAGTATGATGTAAAACTCATTGCAGACGAGGTGCAATCTGGTTTTGGTAGATCTGGAGAGTTTTTTGCTTTTCAGAAATATAATATCACGCCAGACATTATCACCATTGCAAAAGGAATGGGTAACGGTTTTCCTGTGGGCGGTGTGCTGGTGCATCACTCTATTGAGGCGCGATATGGGATGCTGGGAACGACCTTTGGCGGTAATCATCTTGCTTGCGCTGCTACACTGGCAGTTCTCGAAGTGATTGAGAAGGAGCATTTGATGGCACACGCAAAGGAAATAGAAACCTACTTTAGGGAGAAAGCACTTGCATTTGGCAATCGGGTGACTGTTAAAGGTCGCGGACTAATGCTAGGGCTAGACTTAGGCTACGATGTAGGAGCATTACGCAAAAAACTAATCTACGAGTACCACATTTTTACGGGAGGGGCAAAAAACAAACACGTGCTCAGAATACTTCCACCACTTACGATTCAAAAACCACAGATAGATTTACTATTTGAAGCATTACACAAGGAGTTATGA
- the proC gene encoding pyrroline-5-carboxylate reductase encodes MKIAIIGTGNLGLAIAKGLITNNAVTSLYLTKRDISSIEKWDAYKEVTTTSDNREAVVKSDILIFAVQPGHFAGILEDIKELLTEKHIIISTITGFKVPQIAEIVGDNQFIIRAMPNTAIAVGQSMTCLCSNTLGEKRIAIAEAIFNKLGTTLIIPEGQMQAATVICASGIAFWMRLIRATTQGAIQLGFDAKEAQELAMQTCLGAATLVIKSGNHPEAEIDKVTTPKGCTIEGLNEMEHSGLSSSLIKGIVASYQKINSIS; translated from the coding sequence ATGAAAATAGCAATCATAGGAACGGGGAATTTAGGTCTTGCCATCGCAAAAGGACTCATCACAAATAATGCGGTGACTAGCTTATATCTTACGAAAAGAGATATTTCTAGTATCGAAAAATGGGATGCGTACAAGGAAGTAACAACTACGAGTGATAACCGTGAGGCTGTTGTAAAAAGTGACATTCTCATTTTTGCAGTACAGCCAGGTCATTTTGCAGGTATACTTGAGGATATTAAAGAATTGCTTACTGAGAAACACATTATTATCTCTACGATAACTGGTTTTAAAGTGCCACAAATCGCTGAAATTGTAGGAGACAATCAATTTATAATACGAGCGATGCCCAACACCGCTATTGCTGTAGGTCAAAGTATGACCTGTTTATGTAGTAATACACTAGGTGAAAAGCGCATTGCCATAGCCGAAGCCATTTTTAACAAACTAGGCACAACTCTTATTATTCCAGAAGGACAAATGCAAGCTGCTACGGTAATCTGTGCGAGCGGTATTGCTTTTTGGATGAGATTGATAAGGGCAACTACGCAGGGAGCCATACAGTTAGGTTTTGACGCAAAAGAAGCGCAAGAACTTGCTATGCAAACCTGTCTAGGAGCTGCCACGCTCGTTATTAAATCTGGAAACCACCCAGAAGCAGAAATTGATAAAGTAACTACGCCTAAAGGCTGTACCATAGAAGGTCTCAATGAGATGGAACATTCAGGTTTAAGCTCTTCTCTCATAAAGGGAATCGTGGCTAGTTATCAAAAAATTAATAGCATCTCATAG
- a CDS encoding GNAT family N-acetyltransferase — MQIVVATISHTPYAQIICDTIAESSKVRGTGIARRTPEYVISKMEAGNAVIALEGDVFAGFCYIEAWGHEKFIANSGLIVHPDFRGQGLAKKIKGEIFTLSRKRYPDAKIFGITTGLAVMKINSDLGYKPVTFSELTTDESFWKGCQTCKNFDVLTRTEQKMCLCTGMLYDPSKESKSTEKNTVKAPVFNRLKQIKEKLFLKKNK, encoded by the coding sequence ATGCAAATTGTTGTAGCCACGATTTCGCACACACCATATGCTCAGATTATCTGTGATACCATCGCAGAGTCATCTAAGGTGCGTGGTACAGGAATCGCTCGTAGAACTCCAGAATATGTCATCTCAAAGATGGAAGCAGGTAATGCTGTCATCGCTTTAGAGGGAGATGTTTTTGCGGGCTTCTGTTATATAGAAGCCTGGGGACACGAAAAATTTATTGCCAACTCTGGACTTATTGTTCACCCAGACTTCAGAGGACAGGGACTTGCCAAAAAAATTAAAGGAGAAATATTTACGCTTTCGCGAAAGCGTTATCCAGATGCAAAAATCTTCGGAATCACTACGGGTCTTGCCGTGATGAAGATTAATAGTGACCTAGGTTATAAACCCGTCACGTTTTCTGAACTCACAACAGACGAAAGCTTCTGGAAAGGTTGCCAAACCTGTAAGAACTTTGATGTACTCACACGTACAGAGCAAAAGATGTGCTTATGCACAGGGATGCTCTATGATCCATCAAAAGAATCCAAATCCACAGAAAAAAATACTGTAAAGGCACCTGTTTTTAACAGGCTAAAACAAATAAAGGAAAAGCTATTCCTTAAAAAAAATAAGTAA
- a CDS encoding cell division protein ZapA, whose amino-acid sequence MADKLKIKLSIADRVYPLTIDPAQEEGLRKATKEIEAMVKQFEESYAVRDKQDVLAMCALQFASKVTQKTINEDSLSDETAARLQKLAVLLDESLT is encoded by the coding sequence ATGGCAGACAAACTTAAAATCAAATTGTCTATTGCAGATCGCGTATACCCGCTTACAATTGATCCAGCTCAAGAGGAAGGATTGCGTAAAGCGACTAAAGAGATTGAGGCAATGGTGAAGCAATTTGAAGAGAGTTATGCCGTTAGAGATAAACAAGATGTTCTTGCCATGTGTGCATTGCAATTTGCCTCAAAGGTTACCCAAAAAACTATAAATGAGGACTCTCTGAGTGATGAGACTGCGGCTAGATTACAAAAGCTGGCTGTACTTCTTGATGAGAGCTTAACATAG
- the argC gene encoding N-acetyl-gamma-glutamyl-phosphate reductase, protein MKKIGIIGGAGYTAGELIRLLIHHPEVEIDFIYSTSNAGNAVGVVHQDLAYVDLAFTSDVNTKVDVVFLCLGHGNSGKFLEQYSFSSSTKIIDLSNEYRLKSDVTFKDRTFVYGLPEINKEKIKNAQNIANPGCFATAIQLALLPLASASLLSQDVHINAVTGATGAGVKPSATTHFGWRDNNFSHYKAFNHQHLGEIGESVVQLQESFNSELHFIPQRGNFSRGIFATAYTYFEGTIEEAYALYEDFYKDSAFAKAVKAPLHLKQVVNTNYCFIHLEKHGNKLLITSVIDNLLKGASGQAVENMNLMFGWKQDTGLQLKASYF, encoded by the coding sequence ATGAAAAAAATAGGAATCATAGGTGGTGCAGGTTATACTGCTGGGGAGCTCATTAGACTGCTTATTCATCACCCAGAAGTTGAGATAGATTTTATATATAGTACAAGTAATGCTGGTAATGCAGTAGGCGTGGTGCATCAAGATCTTGCTTATGTAGATCTTGCTTTTACAAGTGATGTAAACACAAAGGTAGATGTAGTTTTTTTATGTTTAGGTCACGGTAACTCTGGTAAATTTCTGGAGCAATATAGCTTTTCTTCAAGTACGAAGATCATTGATTTGAGTAATGAGTATAGACTTAAAAGTGATGTCACTTTTAAGGATAGAACATTTGTTTACGGCTTGCCAGAAATCAATAAAGAGAAAATTAAAAACGCGCAAAATATTGCAAATCCTGGATGTTTTGCAACTGCTATTCAGCTTGCATTATTGCCGCTGGCAAGCGCTTCTTTACTCAGCCAAGATGTGCATATTAATGCCGTAACAGGCGCTACGGGAGCCGGAGTAAAACCTAGTGCTACCACGCATTTTGGGTGGAGAGATAATAACTTCTCACACTACAAGGCTTTTAACCATCAGCATCTTGGGGAGATAGGAGAGTCGGTTGTGCAGCTGCAAGAGAGTTTTAACAGCGAACTTCATTTCATTCCGCAGCGTGGTAATTTTTCTAGGGGGATTTTTGCAACTGCCTACACATATTTTGAGGGTACGATTGAAGAGGCATATGCGCTTTATGAGGATTTTTATAAGGATTCCGCTTTCGCGAAAGCGGTAAAAGCACCTTTACACCTCAAACAAGTGGTAAACACAAACTACTGCTTTATACACTTAGAAAAACACGGCAATAAATTATTGATTACCAGTGTGATTGATAATCTATTAAAAGGAGCGAGTGGTCAAGCTGTAGAAAATATGAATCTAATGTTTGGTTGGAAACAAGATACGGGACTCCAACTCAAAGCAAGTTATTTCTAA
- the argG gene encoding argininosuccinate synthase, with protein sequence MKKLILAYSGGLDTSYCVKYFTAEMGYEVHAVSVNTGGFTDQEIANNKEKALALGATSYTNIDAIATFYDTVVKYLIFGNVLKNNSYPLSVSAERIVQAIEIAKFAKAQNADAIAHGSTGAGNDQVRFDMTFQTIVPELEIITPIRDQTLSRKQEIDYLQSHGISWSWEKAQYSINQGLWGTSVGGAQTLTSHQTLPEDAYPSQLEASDSQTLKIGFTQGEPTSLNGKQGSPVEIIEQLEDIASKYAIGRGMHVGDTIIGIKGRVGFEAAAPIIILEAHRTLEKHTLSKWQLQHKENIALWYGTHLHEGLYLEPVMRDFEAFLQSSQNTVTGEVEVVLHPYRFEVVGITSDYDLMQSKVASYGEENQGWTAAEAKGFIKILGNQSRIIANQNK encoded by the coding sequence ATGAAAAAATTAATCTTAGCATATTCAGGAGGACTCGATACAAGCTATTGTGTAAAATATTTCACTGCAGAAATGGGGTATGAAGTACACGCTGTAAGTGTAAATACAGGTGGATTTACAGATCAAGAAATCGCAAATAACAAAGAGAAAGCGCTTGCCCTAGGAGCGACATCATATACTAATATAGATGCTATAGCTACCTTTTATGATACGGTGGTGAAGTATCTAATTTTTGGTAATGTACTTAAGAACAACAGTTATCCACTTTCTGTAAGTGCAGAGCGTATCGTGCAAGCCATAGAGATTGCAAAATTTGCCAAAGCTCAAAACGCAGATGCTATTGCTCACGGTAGTACGGGTGCAGGTAATGATCAAGTACGTTTTGATATGACGTTCCAGACTATTGTGCCAGAATTAGAAATAATAACGCCGATAAGAGATCAAACGCTTTCGCGAAAACAAGAAATCGATTATCTACAGAGTCACGGTATTTCTTGGTCTTGGGAGAAAGCACAATATTCTATAAATCAAGGTTTATGGGGTACAAGTGTAGGAGGTGCTCAAACCCTAACCTCACATCAAACACTGCCTGAGGATGCATATCCTAGTCAGCTAGAGGCTAGTGATTCTCAAACCTTAAAAATTGGATTTACACAAGGAGAACCTACTTCGCTTAATGGAAAGCAAGGTTCACCAGTGGAGATTATAGAGCAACTAGAAGACATTGCAAGTAAGTATGCCATAGGTCGCGGGATGCACGTGGGAGACACCATCATTGGTATAAAAGGAAGGGTAGGTTTTGAAGCTGCAGCTCCTATAATTATACTAGAAGCACATCGTACTCTTGAAAAACACACACTTTCAAAATGGCAATTACAACACAAAGAAAACATCGCGTTGTGGTATGGTACTCACTTACACGAGGGATTATACCTAGAGCCTGTAATGAGAGACTTTGAAGCATTTTTACAAAGCAGCCAGAATACGGTGACTGGAGAAGTAGAAGTAGTATTACATCCATATAGATTTGAGGTAGTAGGCATCACATCAGATTATGACCTTATGCAATCTAAGGTAGCGAGTTATGGAGAAGAAAACCAAGGATGGACCGCCGCCGAAGCAAAAGGGTTTATAAAAATACTAGGTAACCAGTCTAGAATCATAGCAAACCAAAACAAATGA
- the argB gene encoding acetylglutamate kinase, producing the protein MMNKQQLTVVKIGGDIVDYDELLTSFYTHFKAISGPAIIIHGGGNKASTLQEQLGYVPVKVDGRRVTDETTLEVVTMVYAGLLNKKLVAGLQAKGKNTIGLSGADGDAVRAHKREVTTVDYGFVGDINRVNVSFINDLLSDGKVPVFSAITHDGNGQLLNTNADTLAAKIAVAMSSLYNVQLFYCFTKPGVLEDVNNDESIVTRIDKGLYKEMKTAGQIFEGMIPKLDTAFEALDQGVMRVHLGEVDILSDNTIKHTTLCL; encoded by the coding sequence ATGATGAATAAACAGCAACTTACCGTAGTGAAAATAGGTGGAGACATTGTAGATTATGATGAGCTACTCACCTCATTTTACACGCATTTTAAGGCAATTTCTGGTCCAGCTATAATCATACACGGTGGAGGAAATAAAGCATCTACTTTACAAGAGCAGCTGGGTTATGTTCCAGTAAAAGTAGACGGGAGAAGGGTAACAGATGAGACTACGCTGGAGGTTGTGACAATGGTGTATGCTGGACTTCTCAACAAGAAACTTGTCGCTGGCCTGCAGGCAAAAGGTAAAAACACCATAGGACTTTCTGGAGCAGATGGTGATGCCGTGAGAGCGCATAAACGCGAAGTGACGACGGTAGATTATGGTTTTGTAGGAGATATTAATAGAGTGAATGTGAGTTTTATAAATGACCTCCTTTCTGATGGTAAAGTACCTGTGTTTTCTGCAATTACGCACGATGGTAATGGGCAATTACTCAACACCAATGCAGATACACTCGCTGCCAAAATTGCGGTAGCAATGAGCTCTCTCTACAACGTTCAGTTGTTTTATTGTTTTACAAAACCAGGTGTTCTTGAAGATGTAAACAATGATGAATCGATAGTAACGCGCATAGATAAAGGGCTTTATAAAGAGATGAAAACAGCAGGACAAATATTTGAAGGTATGATTCCAAAACTAGATACTGCTTTTGAGGCGCTAGATCAAGGCGTTATGAGAGTGCATCTGGGCGAGGTTGATATACTGAGTGATAACACTATAAAACACACGACACTATGTCTTTAA
- a CDS encoding M20 family metallo-hydrolase encodes MSLKTQIDSAVGLLQSLIETQSFSSEEDGTALLIINWLEEKGITLSRKRNNIYAFNKHYDASKPLLLLNSHHDTVKPNKGYTRDPYNAEIKDGKLYGLGSNDAGASLVGLLTAFVHFYEREDLSHNIVIVASAEEESSGPNGLNSMLAHLPEIDVAIVGEPTLMNLAIAEKGLVVFDAVVKGTAGHAAHIKENMAIYNVIETLQWFENITFDKVSDTLGATKVTVTQINAGSQHNVVPSQVELVIDVRVNEHYSNQEIADYMVANVPCDTIQPRSLRLNSSRIPKEHKLVQAGIALGRETYGSPTLSDQACLSCPSLKLGIGDSTRSHMADEFVYVHEIEQGIPLYIDLLEKFLTA; translated from the coding sequence ATGTCTTTAAAAACTCAAATAGATAGCGCCGTAGGACTACTGCAATCACTCATTGAGACCCAAAGTTTTTCTAGTGAAGAAGATGGCACAGCTCTACTTATCATAAACTGGCTAGAGGAGAAGGGGATTACGCTTTCGCGAAAGCGTAACAACATCTATGCATTTAATAAACATTATGACGCATCAAAACCGTTATTGCTTCTCAACTCGCATCACGATACGGTTAAGCCAAATAAAGGATACACAAGAGATCCTTATAATGCCGAAATTAAGGACGGAAAATTGTACGGTCTAGGAAGTAACGATGCAGGTGCAAGTCTTGTAGGGTTGCTTACTGCGTTTGTACATTTTTATGAGCGTGAGGATTTGTCTCATAATATTGTAATTGTAGCTTCTGCCGAAGAAGAATCAAGTGGTCCTAATGGTCTTAATAGTATGCTTGCGCATCTGCCAGAGATAGATGTTGCCATTGTAGGCGAGCCTACACTAATGAACCTCGCCATTGCCGAAAAGGGGTTGGTGGTTTTTGACGCCGTAGTAAAAGGAACGGCAGGTCACGCAGCTCATATAAAGGAGAATATGGCTATTTATAATGTGATAGAAACCCTGCAGTGGTTTGAAAATATAACTTTTGATAAAGTGTCTGATACGCTGGGAGCTACTAAGGTTACAGTTACTCAAATTAATGCAGGTAGTCAGCATAATGTAGTGCCTAGTCAGGTAGAGCTCGTTATAGATGTGAGAGTAAATGAACATTACAGCAATCAAGAAATCGCCGATTATATGGTGGCAAATGTGCCGTGTGACACGATACAACCACGGTCATTGCGGCTAAATAGTTCGCGTATCCCAAAAGAGCACAAGCTCGTACAAGCAGGAATAGCGTTAGGCAGAGAGACCTATGGATCACCTACCTTATCTGATCAAGCCTGCTTGTCTTGCCCATCTTTAAAACTAGGTATAGGTGACAGCACTCGCTCTCATATGGCAGATGAGTTTGTCTATGTACACGAGATAGAGCAGGGGATTCCATTATATATTGATCTTCTAGAAAAATTTTTAACCGCATAA